The Zingiber officinale cultivar Zhangliang chromosome 9A, Zo_v1.1, whole genome shotgun sequence genome window below encodes:
- the LOC122019582 gene encoding SPX domain-containing protein 1-like: MNSCLVKILKKYDKRTGALIRQPFIEKVLQQPFFTTDLLYKLVKECVAMLDHLFPSNNLSISAECEGQNGVPKPAQSGGRVPELEEIKYIQSLYMKSTVAALRSLKQIRSKSSTVKAD, from the coding sequence aTGAATTCATGTCTAGTGAAAATACTGAAGAAGTATGACAAGAGAACAGGAGCACTTATCAGGCAGCCCTTCATCGAAAAGGTGCTGCAGCAGCCATTCTTTACAACTGATCTCCTATACAAACTCGTGAAGGAGTGTGTGGCTATGCTCGACCACCTCTTCCCCAGCAACAACCTGTCAATTTCAGCAGAATGCGAAGGACAAAATGGAGTGCCAAAGCCGGCACAATCAGGTGGGAGGGTTccggagttggaggagattaaaTATATTCAGAGCTTATACATGAAGAGCACCGTAGCAGCGCTGAGGTCCTTGAAACAGATTAGGAGCAAAAGTTCAACAGTCAAAGCAgattag